The Candidatus Bathyarchaeia archaeon DNA segment ACAAAGATTACTGAAAAAACGCGAAACGTCTTGATGGTTGCTTATGGGGCTCCGGGAATTAGTGAATGGCAACTAAAAGAGGCGGTGGAAACTACACTTTCATACATTAGACAAGTTGCTGGTGGCGAGATAGAAATGATAAAAGTTTTTAGCTCAACACGCGAGTAGAGGGTGGTGTTTAATGTGTCCTTTCGCTTTAGAATAGAACAATCTGCAAAGGAAAAGGAATCTCCAATTATTTTAGCCTTGGACTTCCCGTTCGAAAAACTCGAGAACCGCGAGAAACTTTTCAAGAAAGCGGAACATGTTTTGAACACTGTTCACCCATACATCTGCGCAGTTAAGTTTAATCATCACCTAGTTCTTCCACTCGGCGTCTTCAACGGCGTTCAAAAACTCGTTAAGAAAGCTCACAATTTGGGTTTAGTGACAATAATGGATTGCAAAGTGAACGACATAGGTGCAACAAATGAGACGATAGCTGAATATTATTATGCGGCAGGCTTTGATGCTTTAATCGCTAATCCTTTCGTTGGATGGGAAGAAGGTTTAAAACCAATCTTTGATGTTGCTCGTAAACAGCAGCGCGGCGTAATTCTTCTTGTTTATATGAGTCACAAAGGCGCAAAAGAAGGCTATGGGCAAACAATTATAGACGCTGAAACTGGAGAGAAAGTGCCTCAATATGTTTCTTTTGCGAAAAAAGCCTTAAAAATGAATGCTGATGGTGTGGTGGTTGGTGCGACATACCCTGAGAAGATACGAGAAGTGTATTCAATACTTGGTAATCAAACACCAATTTACTCGCCTGGAATAGGTGCACAAGGTGGTGAAATAAAATCTGCTTTGAATGCGGGAGCCCGCTATCTCATTGTTGGAAGAGCGATAGTGCAGTCGGACAAGCCTGCAGAAACCGCAGAGCAAATAAAAGATTTAGCAAAACGTTGAATGTCCCATAGTTTTTCAAGGGATGAGCGAATATGTTGCTAAAGATGCTGCATATAACAATGCAATTATTCCAATCAAGTTTATGAACACATCTAATGACGGACCCGCTGCGTCCTTTAGCGAATCGCCAACTGTGTCTCCGATAACTGCTGCTGTGTGTGCGGGTGTTCCTTTGCCGCCGAGATTGCCTGCTTCGATGAATTTTTTGGCGTTGTCCCATGCTGCGCCGCCAATAGACATGAAAATGGCGAGAGGAAGCATTGTTACGAGGTTTCCGACTATTAAGCCGCCCATTGCTTCTTTGCCCAGCAAAAGTCCTATCATTAGAGGAATCGCCACAGACAGTAATGCTGGAAGTAGCATGCCTCTTAGCGCTGCTTTTGTGCTGATGTCTATGCATCTGGCGTAGTTGGGCTTAGCTTCTCCATTAGCTAATCCAAAGTTTTCACTGAATTGCTTGCGCACTTCTCTAATCATGCTGTAAGCCGCGTTTCCAACTGCCTTAATTATTAATGAACAGAACACGAAGGATAACATTCCGCCTATTAGCATTCCAGTTATCACAGAAGGCTTCATCACATCTATTGTTTGAAGTTGCGCTGCTTTAATGTAAGCTGAGAATAAAGCAATTTGGGCTAATGCTGATGTGCCTATGGCGTAGACTTTGCAAACCGCTTTAGTTACGTTACCAACAGAATCCAGCGCATCCACAACTTTATGTTCTTCTTGGCTTGAGTTTGTCATTTCAATCATGCCGTGGGCGTTGTCTACGATTGGTCCATAAGAAGACATGGCGATGAACGTGGCTGTTATAGACAGAAAACCAACCGCCACCAAAGCTATGCCATACAAACCTTCAAAATAATAGGCAATCATCACTGCCGCAGAAAAGACCACGATTGGAAAAGTTATACTTTCAAAACTTAAAGAAAGCCCCATCAAAATATTAGTGGCTGGACCGGTTTTTGAAGCTCTCGCTATGGCTTTTACAGGCGATTTACTTGGTGAAGTGTAGCGTTCAGTCAGCCACGCAAGCAAAACAACTGCTACGACTCCAGTGATTGTGGCATAAAAAGCGCTGAACCTGTTAAAAATTGTCCATGCTGCAAAGGCTGAGGCAATGCTGACTAAAACGGCTGCCACGTACATGCCCTTGTCCATGGCTTGTCTTGCGTCTCCACTCTTTGTTCTAATAAAAAGCGACCCCACCATTGACGCGAAAATTCCTGCTCCCAGAACTATCAAGGGATAGATTAAGCCTTCATTTCCGTAGACTGTTATGCCGAGAATCATGGTAGCAACTAGTGTACATACGTAAGATTGGAAAACGTCTGTGCCAGTGCCAGCGATGTCTCCTACGTTGTCTCCTACTTGGTCTGCGATGACTGCGGGGTTTCGAGCATCGTCTTCTGGGAAACCCATTTCCACTTTACCCGCTAAGTCAGCGCCCATATCAGCTGCTTTTGTGTATATTCCTCCACCCACTCTTGCGAATAAGCCGATGAGGCTGGCGCCGAATCCTAAACCAACGAGGAGTATTGGGTCGCCAAGCAAGAAGTAAAGGGCGCTAACTCCAAGTAAGCCTAACCCGGTGAGAGAAAGTCCGACGATGGTGCCGCTGTGTGAAGCGGTTTCAAGGGCTTCTTTGAAGCCGTGTTTGGCTGCGTCGGCTGTTTTAACGTTAGCGCGAATGGCGATTATGACGCCTATGTATGCTGAAAGTGCGGAAAAGAACGCGCCGACGGCGAATGTTAGGGCGACGAAAACGCCAAAAGCTAAAGAGATGAGTGCTGTCAAAACTGCGCCGACAACAGCAACGGTTTTGAATTGACGGTTAAGATAAGCAGTAGCGCCTATTTTGATTGTGTTAGAAATCTCAACCATGCTTGATGTGCCGTTGGGTTTCTTTAGCATGCGGTAGGCTCTGTAAATGGCAAAGATTACCGCTGAAAGCCCGGCAACTGGGGCTATCAATGTAAGATTCAAGTCGCTTGTTCTCCTTTATTGTGTTTTGTTGGCTAATTGTGTTCTACCACCTAACTAACCAATTCCAACACAGAACACAGTATCTTACCTTTAAACTTTACGATTTCATCCTTCATAAACAACTAGTAAACGCAAAACAACGCTATAATTTAACGAAAATGTGGGAAAAGGGCAGTTTTACCTTTCTCTTCTTTCCCAAAGTTCTTTTTTGAGCAAATCTCTAACCGCTGACCGTATGGCTGAACTTCTGCTCGGATACATGTTTGCTCTCACAAGCTCATCTAACCCTTCAAGGTAAGCTTCCGGTAATAGAACCGTTACTAGTTTCATGTTTCTTCCCCCAAACATGTTATGCATATAACATGCAGTAAATATAAGATTTGAGTCGAACTTCAAAACTTCAAATGGTTTCTCTAGTGTTCCGTATCTCTTTCATCGTGTTTTGGAATGTCTTGCCTATGTCTTCGAGATAAATTGTGCGGCGTCGGATTCCCTGCTGGACCGTTCCTGCAGCAATAAAAAACGCGCCTAACACATCGCTTATTGTTGGGTCGGGAAACGCGATTAATGCTAAACCAATTTTTATGAGTGTTGAATTGTTTTTTTGCCGCCACAGTTTCTTTGCGTCTCTCACTTCTCCAACAGCACTTTTCAAGTATCTTGCTAGGTCCACATAGTCTTTGCTCAACTCATTCGCGGCATTTGCCAAAGTCTTTGCTTCATCGGGCTTCATTGAAATCACACCTAGGCTTCTTATATAGAATCATTTTAACAAAAAAACTTTAATTCTCAAAAAGTGTCCATTTGCGCCTCTTTTTCTCTCGTAACAACAAGCTCTTTTAAATGATAGTTTGAATTTTCCACATTTGTCTTTGATGTTTTTATTGTTTAATGAGTATGATGCGCGCAGAAGCATGGAGCTTTGTGTCAAAATTATTATCTATTAACCTAAATAGTCAAAAATTGCTTGGTGCTTTGGCAAATGTATAAATTGTGAAAGCACAAATCAATTAGCAATTTAGAAGGAGTGCTGGTTACATTGGAGATGTTTGACCCTAAAAAATTCGTTGAAACCGAAATTGATGCGGCAAAGAAAAAAATTGGCAACGAAAAAGCTTTAGTAGCTGTGTCTGGCGGCGTTGACAGTTCAACATGCGCCGTACTAACGCATAGAGCGATAGGCGAAAACCTTGTCTGCGTGATATTGGATGACGCTTTCATGCGAGAAGGCGAACCCGAACACGTAGCAGAAATTTTGTCTAAACCGCCTCTAAACGTTCCAACAAAAATTGTCAATGTACGCGAACGCTTCTTGCAAGCAATGAAAGGCTTGAGGGATGCGGAAGAAAAGCGCAAGATGTTCCGCGAAACCTTCTATCAAGTTTTAGGCGAAACCGCCAAAAAAGAAGGCTGCAATGTTCTTGTGCAAGGCACGATACGCGCAGACATAATAGAAACCGTTGGCGGCGTGAAAACGCAACATAACGTTCTGGAGCAAATGGGCATAAACCCCATGGAACGCTACGGCTTCAAAGTTGTGGAGCCTCTTGTAACGTTATTGAAGGAGCAAGTTAGAATGGTTGCGAGACATCTTGGACTGCCGTCTGAGCTTTCTGAGCGCCAACCATTTCCTGGACCTGGCTTGTCGGTGCGTGTTGTTGGAGAAATTCGACCTGACAAATTGGAGACTCTGCGGAAGGCTACAGCAATCGTGGAACGTGAGTTAGCCAAGCATAAGCCCAGCCAATACTTTGCCGTGATAGTTGACAATGAAGAAGTTTTTGAGGCTTCAAAAAGTGCGCGCATTCAAGAGACTGTTGCGCGTTTTCTTAATGTTCCATCCAGAAATGTTCACGTGAAAATTTTCAGAGACAAAGCTACCGGCGTGGAGGGCGGAAAGAGGCGCTACGGCGAAGTAGCTGGTGTGAAGGTTGAAACAATGAATGGAAAGGTTCACCAAACAGCTATTCAGCACATAGTTGCTCTTCAAGCGAAGATAATTACTGAAAACCCAACAGTTGCAAGAGTTTTCTATACAGTGAAAGACTTGGCTGAGAAAAAACCATACGTGATAGGCATAAGGTCTGTGCAAACTAAAGATTTCTTGAAAGCGCAAGTTTCAGACGTCTCATGGGCCACGTTGAATAAAATCGCGGAAGAAACAATCAGCAAATGTGCGGATGTGTCAACCATTTATTATGACGTCACTCCTAAACCGCCAGCAACAATCGAAATGGAATAGGCTTTATCCGAAAGCGTAAATACCAAGCCTTAATACTTTTTCTTGTTGATGATTTGTTATGTTCCGTGTTAGAGTAAACCGAATCGAGTCCATCCAAGATGTTGACGGAAACCTTGGAAAACGCATTGAACTAATCGAAGAACGTCCAATCCCACGCTTCGTGGTTAGACCACAAACTGAAGAAGCAAAAGTTGTGCAAGACATGCTTCAAGCGTTACAACAGCAACTTCCAATGTTTCCTGCAAGAGGACAGTTTACAGTTCCAAAAATAATATTGTTCCTAACAGAGCAAGAATACGAAAGCCTCGGCATCGATTTCGACGTTAATCAAATCTACGAAGTAGCCCTTGAAAATCAAACAATAAGGTTCAAGAAAAGTGTATGACTTCTTCTCTTATCTGCTTTAAAGCTGAATGTTTCGGGTGAAACGACAGGACAAACATCATTTTTCTTAATGCATCGTAAATTTCTTGCATTGTAGATGCTCCGCCTTTATCACAATACAAAGGTATGGGCTCTTCTTCAGCGTTCTTGTAATAAACGTAAATCGGCGTAAACTTCTCCTCAAAAGTGACAACCTCCACATCAAGCCGTAACTGTTTAGCCATTTTCTCTGCTGCGACGCTCACAGACTTCAACCGTTCCCCGTAAGACATGTCACTTGAAGCATAAACCAGCAGTTTCCCATTATGATTTGCGAACATAACAGACCAACACAAAAACCACTTTCGCCAAGATGTCTTTTAAAGCAACTGCAGAAGCGACATAGTCAAACAGCAGAGAGAGTTAAGTTAAAGTGAAAATCCTAAACCATAATTAAAAATGCGTAAAACGGTGAATCCATGAAAACCAGAGCCCACGTAATCATAAGCGGCAGAGTGCAAGGCGTATTCTTCCGGTCAGAAACGCAACATGAAGCCAGAAAATACAGCGTAAAAGGCTGGGTTCGCAATCTGCCAGACGGTAGAGTCGAAGCTGTTTTTGAAGGCGAAGAAGAAAATGTGAAAAAGCTCATTGAATTTTGCAAGCGTGGACCGCCAAGCGCAAGAGTAACAGAAGTGAATGTTGTCTGGGAGGATTACACTGGTGAATTCAAGAATTTCGAAATAAGATATGGCTATGGCTTCTAACTCTACCTTAATAAGAGTGATAATGAATTTTGTGAGGGTGTGCGTGAAAATAATTGAAAGCAAAAGAGATACTCGTAGTAAATGATGATGGCGTGCACTCGCTTGGGTTGTTGGTTCTGAAAAAGAAAATGGACGAACTGGGCAAGGTTTCTGTTGTCGCTCCAGAAAAGGAACGAAGCGGCATGGGTAAAGCGGTCTCAACATGCCTAATCGAAGTCAAAGAGACACTACTTGCTGACGGCGCAAAAGCATATGCTATCAGCGGGACACCTGCGGACGCTTGTTTGCTTGCGCTCTTTAAGATTCTGCATAATCCTCCAAACCTTGTGGTGTCCGGAATAAACCTGGGTCCAAACCTTGGAATAGATGATTTGTTAACTTCTGGAACCTTAGGCGCGGCATTGGAAGCAGCAATCCACGGAATCCCCGCCATCGCAGTCTCCTATAGCCTAAAAAGAATAACGGACAGTGAAGGAAAAGTGCACGCAAATGTACACATGGAAAGCCTAGAGTTTTGTGCAGAATTAGCCAAGCAAACTGCAGAGTACGTATTAGCGAATGGAATGCCCAAGGATGTTGACGTGATTTCCATTAACGTTCCAGAAAACCCCACATCCAGAACCGTTAAAGTTACAAGCCTTTCATACAAGGGCTACACGGACATTTTCACCGAAAAAGCTGGCGGATACCAAATTCGCGGATGGTTTCTCGAAGATTACCCATGCGACGAAGCAGGAACAGACGCACATACAATCAGAGAAAATAATTACGCTTCTATCACACCGATAAAATTGAATTTTACACACCAGAAGAGAAACATGAAAGAGCTTGCTAAATTCTTGAACGAAAGAAGCTACGACGTGATTTTTTAAGTTCTCTTCTTTGGCACTCTGAAATGCGAGCCTTTTCCAGCGCTTACGTAGTCTCCGCCTATCCCACGCACTATGGAAGCAATCTTCGCAAAGTTTTCAGAGCCCAAAAATTGCCGAGGCTTTATCATTATGTAGTCTTCTTTCTCCTCAAAATTCAAAAGTCCCTCTAAATCTTCTGGAAACATCATTTTTATGTCCTCTACGGCTTTCATGCGTTCCGGGGTTCTCGGCATCCCGGGTATAGGCGTAGGTGTAAGCGCTGGTGTGGGGGGTGTTACTGGTTGAGGAAGCTGGGAAACTGCTATGGATTTTAGAGAAATTGAAACTTGCCTTAAGTCTTCAGCAACTCGGTTTAAAATCACTAGGAGTTCGTCAATTCTTTCCACGAGCTTTTCCAGCGTTTGTTTCTGTTCACTCATACGCGTTCTCCTTTCCAAATCCTTAATACTTAACTCATTTATTAATTGTTTTTGACGCCTTGATAAAACAGCAAAATTTCATGCATAAACAATGAGGGAGCGCTCATAACCCGTGATTGAAATTAACGGGAGCCAAAAAAGCGGAAGCGGAACCATTCTCAGATTGTCTGTTGCTCTAGCCGCCATTCTCGGGCAACCCTTGCACATTTACAATATTAGGCAGAACAGACCGCAGCCTGGTTTGAGACCGCAGCATTTAGAAGCGGTTTTGACTGCTGCGAGACTCTGCGACGCCGAGCTTAAAGGAGCAGAGCTTAATTCACGCGAGCTTTGGTTTAATCCTAAAAAAGTGAAAGGCGGAAAAATGGAAGCTGAAATTGGCACGGCTGGAAGCATTCCAATGCTTCTCTTAACCGTGCTACCTATCTGTGTTTTCGCAGAAAAACCCGTGCATTTGCATGTGACAAAGGGCGGAACAGACGTTTCGCATGCTCCGACTGTCAATTATATGCGGTTTGTGTTTTTGCCAGCGCTCAAGCATATGGGAATAGACGCGTTCTTAACGGTTCAGAAGTATGGGTATTACCCGAAAGGAATGGGCGAAGTAACCGTAAATGTTGAGCCATGCAAATCTTTGAAGCCTTTCTATGAGGAAAATTTTGGTAAAATTAAAGCCATCCGAGGAGTTTCGGTTTGCACATTTCTCGCGGAGAGAAAGGTTGCTGAGCGTCAAGCAAAAGCGGCAAATGACTACTTGAGGGAAAAAGGGTACACAGCAGACATTCAAATAGTCAACGACAAATCTAACCCTCTACAGAAAGGCAGTTCGCTAGTTTTATGGGCGGAAACAGACACAAACGTGTACGTTGGTGCTGACGCAATCGGCGAGCTAAGAAAGACAAGTGAGGCTGTTGGAAGAGAAGCTGCTGAAAAGCTCTACGTGGAAGTTGCCGCAAAGCCAACTGTTGACGTTCACTTGGCTGACATGTTAATTCCATACATGGCATTAGCAAAAGGCAAATCCGCCTACTTAACACGCGCAGTTTCTGATCATTTAGAAACAAACATTTGGCTTGCTGAGAAAATTTTAGGCGTAAAATTCAACGTGCAAAAAGCAAACTGGCTTTACAAGGTTGAGAAGGTTGGCTAACACTATGAAAGCGAAGGTTCGAGGAATTTACTCGACTGCTCTTACAAAACTGCTCTTAGACAACGGCTTCGAAATAGCTCAGCCTTCTCCAGCTATAAAGAAACGGTTTGAACTTGTAGATGATGTTTCGCTGCCGGACCTGAAGATAAAGGACAGATATGATTTGCAAGGTGTCAGAGTTCTCGGCGCGTGCGAAGCGGTTAACAAGTTTCACGCCATCTT contains these protein-coding regions:
- a CDS encoding orotidine 5'-phosphate decarboxylase, with the translated sequence MSFRFRIEQSAKEKESPIILALDFPFEKLENREKLFKKAEHVLNTVHPYICAVKFNHHLVLPLGVFNGVQKLVKKAHNLGLVTIMDCKVNDIGATNETIAEYYYAAGFDALIANPFVGWEEGLKPIFDVARKQQRGVILLVYMSHKGAKEGYGQTIIDAETGEKVPQYVSFAKKALKMNADGVVVGATYPEKIREVYSILGNQTPIYSPGIGAQGGEIKSALNAGARYLIVGRAIVQSDKPAETAEQIKDLAKR
- a CDS encoding sodium-translocating pyrophosphatase; amino-acid sequence: MNLTLIAPVAGLSAVIFAIYRAYRMLKKPNGTSSMVEISNTIKIGATAYLNRQFKTVAVVGAVLTALISLAFGVFVALTFAVGAFFSALSAYIGVIIAIRANVKTADAAKHGFKEALETASHSGTIVGLSLTGLGLLGVSALYFLLGDPILLVGLGFGASLIGLFARVGGGIYTKAADMGADLAGKVEMGFPEDDARNPAVIADQVGDNVGDIAGTGTDVFQSYVCTLVATMILGITVYGNEGLIYPLIVLGAGIFASMVGSLFIRTKSGDARQAMDKGMYVAAVLVSIASAFAAWTIFNRFSAFYATITGVVAVVLLAWLTERYTSPSKSPVKAIARASKTGPATNILMGLSLSFESITFPIVVFSAAVMIAYYFEGLYGIALVAVGFLSITATFIAMSSYGPIVDNAHGMIEMTNSSQEEHKVVDALDSVGNVTKAVCKVYAIGTSALAQIALFSAYIKAAQLQTIDVMKPSVITGMLIGGMLSFVFCSLIIKAVGNAAYSMIREVRKQFSENFGLANGEAKPNYARCIDISTKAALRGMLLPALLSVAIPLMIGLLLGKEAMGGLIVGNLVTMLPLAIFMSIGGAAWDNAKKFIEAGNLGGKGTPAHTAAVIGDTVGDSLKDAAGPSLDVFINLIGIIALLYAASLATYSLIP
- a CDS encoding ribbon-helix-helix domain-containing protein encodes the protein MKLVTVLLPEAYLEGLDELVRANMYPSRSSAIRSAVRDLLKKELWERRER
- a CDS encoding ATP-binding protein translates to MFDPKKFVETEIDAAKKKIGNEKALVAVSGGVDSSTCAVLTHRAIGENLVCVILDDAFMREGEPEHVAEILSKPPLNVPTKIVNVRERFLQAMKGLRDAEEKRKMFRETFYQVLGETAKKEGCNVLVQGTIRADIIETVGGVKTQHNVLEQMGINPMERYGFKVVEPLVTLLKEQVRMVARHLGLPSELSERQPFPGPGLSVRVVGEIRPDKLETLRKATAIVERELAKHKPSQYFAVIVDNEEVFEASKSARIQETVARFLNVPSRNVHVKIFRDKATGVEGGKRRYGEVAGVKVETMNGKVHQTAIQHIVALQAKIITENPTVARVFYTVKDLAEKKPYVIGIRSVQTKDFLKAQVSDVSWATLNKIAEETISKCADVSTIYYDVTPKPPATIEME
- a CDS encoding arcadin 1 — its product is MFRVRVNRIESIQDVDGNLGKRIELIEERPIPRFVVRPQTEEAKVVQDMLQALQQQLPMFPARGQFTVPKIILFLTEQEYESLGIDFDVNQIYEVALENQTIRFKKSV
- a CDS encoding acylphosphatase; translation: MKTRAHVIISGRVQGVFFRSETQHEARKYSVKGWVRNLPDGRVEAVFEGEEENVKKLIEFCKRGPPSARVTEVNVVWEDYTGEFKNFEIRYGYGF
- the surE gene encoding 5'/3'-nucleotidase SurE, which encodes MKAKEILVVNDDGVHSLGLLVLKKKMDELGKVSVVAPEKERSGMGKAVSTCLIEVKETLLADGAKAYAISGTPADACLLALFKILHNPPNLVVSGINLGPNLGIDDLLTSGTLGAALEAAIHGIPAIAVSYSLKRITDSEGKVHANVHMESLEFCAELAKQTAEYVLANGMPKDVDVISINVPENPTSRTVKVTSLSYKGYTDIFTEKAGGYQIRGWFLEDYPCDEAGTDAHTIRENNYASITPIKLNFTHQKRNMKELAKFLNERSYDVIF
- the rtcA gene encoding RNA 3'-terminal phosphate cyclase — encoded protein: MIEINGSQKSGSGTILRLSVALAAILGQPLHIYNIRQNRPQPGLRPQHLEAVLTAARLCDAELKGAELNSRELWFNPKKVKGGKMEAEIGTAGSIPMLLLTVLPICVFAEKPVHLHVTKGGTDVSHAPTVNYMRFVFLPALKHMGIDAFLTVQKYGYYPKGMGEVTVNVEPCKSLKPFYEENFGKIKAIRGVSVCTFLAERKVAERQAKAANDYLREKGYTADIQIVNDKSNPLQKGSSLVLWAETDTNVYVGADAIGELRKTSEAVGREAAEKLYVEVAAKPTVDVHLADMLIPYMALAKGKSAYLTRAVSDHLETNIWLAEKILGVKFNVQKANWLYKVEKVG